Proteins encoded by one window of Paenibacillus urinalis:
- a CDS encoding MFS transporter, which produces MNNLFKNRAFLVITFSDLLQNLAIWIRNMAILYFIMDQTQGDPIAVSLITVLEYVPIFVFSFIGGALADRWNPKQTMILGDILSSLSIVLILAVMASGYWQALYAATFVSSIVSQFSQPSSVKIVKRNVEEEHVQSAIAITQSSQSLFLILGPIVGTFIYTTLGIQASMYSLLVLFISSALILTLLPKDEPSSAERSSLVSEMKEGWKYVLGSSSLKFLTLLFIILGLSSGLISPLEIFLITERLGLEQTSVQYLTGASGLGLLIGGGIAAALSSKLDQNRTLVLGVVLLAITTLGEVLSGWLWLTLVISFFSSLCLAFVNVIISTFLVTKIDEQMIGRVNGTITPMFMGAMLIGSSLAGVVMSNTSLLTAYILSVLVLTVGLIPGIKIKFGSSKDNVETPLPADQELSRALE; this is translated from the coding sequence ATGAATAATCTGTTTAAGAACCGGGCTTTCCTAGTAATTACCTTTTCTGATCTGCTTCAAAATTTAGCGATCTGGATTAGAAATATGGCTATTCTTTACTTTATTATGGATCAAACCCAGGGGGACCCGATTGCTGTATCGCTAATTACTGTACTGGAATACGTTCCGATCTTTGTATTTTCCTTTATTGGAGGAGCACTTGCTGATCGCTGGAATCCCAAACAGACCATGATCCTTGGTGATATTCTCAGTTCACTTTCGATTGTGCTTATACTAGCAGTAATGGCTTCAGGATATTGGCAGGCACTGTATGCTGCCACTTTTGTATCATCCATCGTCAGTCAATTTTCCCAGCCCTCCTCTGTTAAGATCGTTAAACGAAATGTTGAAGAGGAGCATGTCCAGTCGGCAATTGCGATCACACAGAGCTCACAATCGTTATTCCTTATCCTCGGCCCCATCGTAGGTACGTTCATATATACTACACTCGGAATTCAAGCTTCCATGTATTCTCTGCTTGTTCTGTTTATTTCTTCGGCTCTCATATTAACGCTTCTGCCCAAAGACGAACCGAGTTCCGCTGAGCGTTCCTCACTCGTTAGTGAGATGAAGGAAGGCTGGAAATACGTTCTGGGGTCCAGTTCTTTGAAGTTCCTGACTCTCTTATTTATTATTCTGGGATTATCTTCGGGTCTGATCAGTCCTCTAGAAATCTTTCTGATTACAGAGCGACTCGGTCTAGAACAAACGTCAGTACAGTATCTAACGGGTGCATCTGGCTTAGGGCTGCTCATCGGTGGAGGTATTGCGGCCGCATTAAGCAGTAAGCTGGATCAAAATCGTACGCTTGTTCTAGGAGTTGTTCTTCTAGCGATCACAACACTTGGAGAGGTATTATCAGGTTGGCTATGGCTCACCTTGGTCATTAGCTTTTTTAGCTCTCTATGTCTTGCTTTTGTAAATGTAATTATCTCGACATTTCTCGTTACCAAAATTGATGAACAAATGATTGGACGCGTAAATGGAACCATAACCCCTATGTTCATGGGTGCAATGTTGATTGGGTCCTCCTTAGCAGGCGTAGTCATGAGCAATACTTCGTTGTTGACAGCTTACATCCTATCTGTTCTTGTGCTTACTGTTGGATTAATTCCAGGAATCAAGATTAAATTTGGCAGTAGCAAAGATAACGTAGAAACACCCCTGCCAGCAGATCAAGAGCTTAGTCGGGCTTTGGAATAG
- a CDS encoding TetR/AcrR family transcriptional regulator: MEVKRRKDVAQIKKDIARNTKELFAQKGYNATSMEEICTVNNRSKGSIYYHFKSKEELFMFLIKLNNQEWMDSWQEKESQYETTVEKLYGLADHYVDDLANPLNHAINEFVSGQVVSQDVLDEMLSLIRIPYVTYERIIIQGIEREELKPSDPQDLMYIINGLFNGLGTLYYEKDLSDIRRLYKLGIANLLTGIQSTSKTMKD; this comes from the coding sequence ATCGAAGTTAAACGCAGAAAAGATGTAGCTCAGATTAAAAAGGATATCGCACGAAATACAAAAGAACTCTTTGCTCAAAAGGGATACAATGCTACTTCGATGGAAGAGATCTGTACGGTCAACAATCGAAGCAAAGGCAGTATATATTATCACTTCAAAAGCAAAGAGGAGCTGTTCATGTTCTTGATCAAGCTAAATAATCAAGAGTGGATGGATTCTTGGCAAGAGAAGGAATCACAGTACGAAACTACCGTCGAAAAGTTGTATGGTCTAGCGGACCACTATGTAGATGATTTGGCAAACCCGCTGAATCATGCCATTAATGAATTTGTTTCCGGTCAAGTCGTCAGTCAAGATGTCCTGGATGAAATGCTGTCACTTATACGTATCCCTTATGTAACCTATGAGCGTATCATCATTCAAGGCATTGAACGCGAGGAATTGAAGCCTAGTGACCCGCAAGATCTAATGTACATTATTAATGGATTATTTAACGGGTTAGGTACGCTTTATTATGAAAAAGACTTATCAGATATTCGCAGATTGTATAAATTAGGAATCGCAAACCTGCTGACGGGAATTCAGAGCACAAGTAAAACAATGAAGGACTGA
- a CDS encoding condensation domain-containing protein, producing the protein MYTATPYQSYGYLSSIGNTDWNMPTAYRIQGALDLERLELSFQKLISRHEALRTLFEIQGSHVIQRVMSRVSFRLEKEQLGSHNEVNQVIERFIQPFALNAAPLLRAKVLRLDLEDHILLLDMHHAISDGTSLGIILDELFKLYDGSELSPVALQYKDFSEWQHTKLEQGHFTAASDFWKKYLTGYHPVQLSPLQLDESTTSDHNGSHVRVEVPKALIEQMKITMNMEVTDYTILYSTYLVLLSQLTNQEDLIVGTYAFGRERPELQGIVGLFINSIPLRYRVHSDDTLTAMFQQVQEMMNLAFQHQYYPFERMLEDLEIPLTPGENPLFNTMFNLNNFIMPAADRKEGDYYISSYPCEWNYCEYDLYVTAQEMEEVYLIQFDYRTAMFEPQFMHILTKHYMSLLKQIAHDPNTIINELEDTNIAAKAVIH; encoded by the coding sequence GTGTACACGGCCACTCCTTATCAGTCTTACGGTTACTTGTCCAGCATAGGAAATACGGATTGGAATATGCCGACAGCATATCGGATTCAAGGTGCTCTTGATCTGGAGAGACTTGAGCTTAGCTTTCAGAAGCTTATATCACGTCATGAAGCGCTTAGAACATTATTTGAAATTCAAGGCTCCCATGTGATCCAGCGAGTTATGTCTCGAGTGAGCTTCCGGCTCGAGAAGGAACAGCTCGGCTCCCATAATGAAGTGAATCAAGTCATCGAGAGATTCATCCAGCCTTTTGCTCTTAACGCTGCACCTCTGTTAAGAGCCAAGGTGCTCAGGCTTGATTTGGAAGACCACATCCTATTGTTGGATATGCATCATGCCATCTCTGATGGAACTTCACTTGGCATTATTTTGGATGAATTGTTTAAGCTGTATGACGGTTCGGAGCTGAGCCCCGTAGCATTGCAGTATAAAGATTTTTCTGAATGGCAGCATACAAAGCTGGAGCAAGGACATTTTACAGCCGCCTCTGACTTTTGGAAGAAATATCTTACGGGGTATCATCCTGTTCAATTATCACCATTACAGCTTGATGAATCAACAACGTCAGATCATAACGGAAGTCATGTCAGAGTAGAGGTTCCCAAAGCTTTAATCGAACAAATGAAGATCACGATGAATATGGAAGTAACGGATTATACGATCTTGTACTCCACCTATCTCGTTTTGCTGAGCCAGTTAACGAACCAAGAAGATCTAATAGTCGGCACGTACGCATTTGGTCGAGAACGTCCTGAATTACAGGGAATCGTAGGATTGTTCATTAATTCAATTCCGTTGAGATACCGAGTTCATTCGGATGATACGTTGACAGCCATGTTCCAACAGGTTCAAGAGATGATGAATCTGGCTTTTCAGCATCAGTATTACCCGTTTGAGAGGATGCTTGAGGATTTGGAGATACCGCTGACTCCAGGTGAAAATCCGCTGTTTAACACCATGTTTAATCTCAATAACTTTATTATGCCTGCAGCAGATCGTAAGGAAGGGGATTATTATATCTCTTCATATCCTTGCGAGTGGAATTATTGTGAATATGATCTATATGTTACTGCTCAGGAGATGGAAGAGGTATACTTGATTCAATTTGATTATCGAACAGCTATGTTTGAGCCACAGTTTATGCATATATTAACGAAGCATTACATGAGCTTATTGAAACAAATCGCGCATGATCCAAATACAATAATAAATGAGCTGGAAGATACTAACATCGCAGCAAAAGCTGTGATACACTAA